The Solibacillus isronensis genome contains a region encoding:
- a CDS encoding PP2C family protein-serine/threonine phosphatase translates to MKELQTQYQKILSDFLANQTERNLYIGQNFIRQLIQKKVAPEEVINIHKYAIEQIYPDLPEDISHSYDFLIEIMVHFGLTLKEHQSLLEQQEELRMEMNVATKIQNMILRTTVPRLDQIDIGMLSVPIRKMNGDYVHFLNNNDSVVSVAVTDVVGKGVPAALCMSMVKYGLDTLEYATKDPSYILEVLNRIIEKSVDDSMFVSMFYGTYNIEESKFTYGSAGHEPAIYYNARKKTFFDLESKGLLLGVMPEVTYPQYDICLEESDFIIMITDGVTDFRKQGELDPRDVIKNLALSCSHLSAQEMCEEMYAYLKNMSDFELEDDFTVVIFKK, encoded by the coding sequence TTGAAAGAGCTGCAAACACAATATCAAAAAATCTTATCTGATTTTTTGGCAAACCAAACTGAGCGAAATTTATATATAGGACAAAACTTTATTCGACAGTTAATTCAAAAAAAAGTAGCTCCAGAAGAAGTCATCAATATCCACAAGTATGCGATAGAGCAAATTTATCCAGATCTACCAGAAGATATTTCGCATAGCTATGATTTTTTAATTGAGATTATGGTACACTTTGGTTTAACTTTAAAGGAGCATCAAAGTTTACTGGAACAGCAAGAAGAACTGCGTATGGAGATGAATGTCGCTACAAAGATCCAGAATATGATTCTCAGAACAACAGTACCTAGGCTTGATCAGATTGATATTGGGATGCTATCTGTACCAATCCGCAAAATGAATGGTGATTATGTTCACTTTTTAAACAACAATGATTCAGTTGTCAGTGTAGCTGTGACAGATGTTGTTGGAAAAGGTGTGCCAGCAGCCCTTTGTATGTCTATGGTCAAATATGGGCTTGATACACTTGAGTACGCAACGAAAGATCCATCTTACATTTTAGAAGTGTTAAATCGTATTATCGAAAAAAGTGTTGATGATAGTATGTTTGTCTCGATGTTTTACGGGACATACAATATTGAAGAAAGCAAATTTACATATGGGTCGGCTGGGCATGAGCCTGCTATATATTATAATGCTCGTAAAAAAACTTTCTTTGATTTGGAATCGAAAGGTTTACTATTAGGTGTTATGCCTGAAGTGACATACCCGCAGTACGACATCTGTTTGGAAGAAAGTGATTTTATCATTATGATTACAGATGGTGTAACGGATTTTCGTAAGCAAGGAGAGTTGGATCCTCGGGATGTGATTAAGAATTTGGCATTAAGTTGTAGCCATCTTTCGGCGCAGGAAATGTGTGAGGAAATGTACGCCTATTTGAAAAACATGTCTGATTTTGAATTAGAAGATGATTTTACGGTTGTTATTTTTAAAAAATAA
- a CDS encoding STAS domain-containing protein — protein MNVNVQFREDGNVLKGYIEGEIDTYTAPILREELETVQIVEGREIELDLSKVNYMDSTGLGIFVAFYKKVTKENASLKLVNLSNRLVRLFEITGLSELMSIEIDEELELK, from the coding sequence ATGAATGTTAATGTTCAATTTAGAGAAGATGGAAACGTATTAAAAGGTTATATCGAGGGTGAAATCGATACGTACACAGCCCCGATTTTACGTGAAGAGCTAGAGACTGTTCAAATTGTAGAAGGCCGAGAAATCGAATTGGATTTATCAAAAGTAAATTATATGGACAGTACGGGTTTAGGAATATTTGTAGCATTTTATAAAAAAGTTACGAAGGAAAATGCATCATTAAAATTAGTGAATTTATCAAATCGTTTAGTAAGATTGTTTGAAATTACAGGATTAAGTGAATTAATGAGTATTGAGATTGATGAGGAATTGGAGTTGAAATGA
- the rsbW gene encoding anti-sigma B factor RsbW, which yields MRAFDYIEIRVPAKSQYVSVIRLTISGLAMRVGFTYDEIEDLKIATSEAVTNVVHHAYKANEEGEVVIGCALFEDKIEIMVADYGVSFNFEEIKSKVGPYHENENVALLREGGLGIYLMETLMDEVKLNNEGGVTVFMTKYVSREQVKGNVERITT from the coding sequence ATGAGAGCATTTGACTATATTGAAATTCGAGTGCCTGCCAAATCGCAATATGTAAGTGTTATACGGCTAACAATTTCAGGATTAGCGATGCGAGTTGGGTTTACTTATGATGAAATTGAAGACTTAAAAATAGCTACAAGTGAAGCGGTGACAAATGTTGTTCACCATGCTTATAAAGCAAACGAGGAAGGCGAAGTTGTAATCGGTTGTGCATTATTTGAAGACAAGATTGAAATAATGGTCGCAGATTACGGTGTAAGCTTTAACTTTGAAGAGATCAAATCAAAAGTTGGTCCATATCATGAAAATGAAAACGTAGCATTATTACGTGAAGGTGGATTAGGGATTTATTTAATGGAGACTTTAATGGATGAAGTGAAATTAAATAACGAAGGTGGCGTCACTGTTTTCATGACAAAGTATGTCTCGAGAGAGCAGGTGAAAGGGAATGTCGAAAGAATCACTACCTAA
- the sigB gene encoding RNA polymerase sigma factor SigB, with the protein MSKESLPKNTSKEEVLNWIAEYQASGCEDSQTNLVLHYQQLVESIARKYSHGKSYYDDIVQVGMLGLLGAIRRFDPSFGRSFEAFAVPTIVGEIKRFLRDKTWDVHVPRRIKELGPRIKAAVEALTTSLQRSPSITEIATYLEVQDEDVLEAMEMGRSYQALSMDHSIESDSDGSTVTLFDVVGREDTGYEVTNRRMIVADAMNVLNERERQIIQLTYLEQLSQKEAGERLGISQMHVSRIQRKAIKKLQDAITASGGVSL; encoded by the coding sequence ATGTCGAAAGAATCACTACCTAAGAATACATCAAAAGAAGAAGTGCTAAATTGGATTGCAGAATATCAGGCGAGCGGCTGTGAAGATTCACAAACAAATCTTGTGCTCCATTACCAGCAATTAGTCGAGTCGATTGCACGCAAATATTCACATGGTAAATCTTATTATGATGATATTGTACAAGTAGGGATGCTTGGCTTATTAGGTGCGATCCGACGATTTGACCCTTCTTTTGGCAGAAGCTTTGAGGCGTTTGCTGTTCCGACAATCGTCGGAGAAATAAAACGCTTTTTACGTGATAAAACTTGGGACGTGCATGTTCCAAGACGTATTAAAGAATTAGGACCTAGAATCAAGGCGGCTGTCGAAGCATTAACGACATCGCTACAACGTTCCCCATCCATTACCGAAATTGCAACATATTTAGAAGTACAGGATGAGGACGTACTGGAAGCGATGGAGATGGGTCGAAGCTATCAGGCATTGTCGATGGACCATTCGATCGAATCGGATTCTGATGGCAGTACGGTAACGTTATTTGATGTAGTCGGTCGAGAAGACACAGGCTATGAAGTAACAAACCGCCGCATGATTGTAGCAGATGCGATGAATGTATTAAATGAACGTGAGCGACAGATTATCCAATTAACTTATTTGGAACAGCTTAGTCAAAAGGAAGCCGGAGAAAGACTCGGTATATCCCAAATGCACGTTTCGCGAATTCAACGTAAAGCAATTAAAAAATTACAAGACGCCATTACAGCAAGTGGCGGTGTCTCATTATAA
- a CDS encoding Tex family protein, translating to MDQQKMLQIIAKDAKVEPKQAQAVIGLLEEGNTVPFIARYRKEMTGSLDEVQIKAVEDRYHYIQQLETRKEEVLRLIDEQGKLTEELQTAIQASTVLQRIEDLYRPFKQKRRTKATIAKERGLEPLAEELLKLKKRTLEEMASPYINEEQGVTGIEDALAGARDILAERFADDAAIREKLRTLSWREGKLVTTVKNAEKDEKQVFEMYYSYEEPVHRIAPHRILAVNRGEKEEVIRAAIEVPIDKATTLMENYFIPRNFVGPSVNEVKMAVADSYKRLIKPSIENELRAELSSKAETQAIHIFSENLRNLLLQPPMRGKMVLGVDPAYRTGCKLAVVDEMGKMIEVGVIYPHTTSDPSKAKATVKALLKKYPISIIAIGNGTASRETEQFIAELLKEVDGNIAYVIVNEAGASVYSASEVARAEFPDLQVEQRSAVSIARRIQDPLSELVKIDPKAVGVGQYQHDVSQKQLAESLTFIVETAVNQVGVDVNTASASLLQYVSGLSKTVAENIVSMRSENGQFTSRAQLKKIPRLGAKTYEQAVGFLRIADAKNRLDATGIHPESYKLAEAVLEAAGLTKKDVGTAKAEEAISKLNLATLGESLEVGEVTLKDIVDTLMKPTRDPRAAFPQPLLKTDVLQMDDLQVGMELQGTVRNVVDFGAFVDIGVKQDGLVHISKLQKGRVKHPLDVVSLGDIVTVWVEKVEANKGRISLTMLTPENQLSV from the coding sequence ATGGATCAACAAAAAATGTTACAAATAATCGCGAAAGACGCGAAAGTGGAACCAAAGCAAGCTCAAGCGGTTATTGGACTACTGGAAGAAGGTAACACAGTACCTTTTATCGCACGTTACCGAAAAGAAATGACAGGTTCACTTGATGAAGTACAAATAAAGGCAGTGGAAGACCGCTACCATTACATACAACAACTCGAAACACGAAAGGAAGAAGTGCTGCGTTTAATCGATGAGCAAGGTAAATTAACGGAAGAACTACAAACAGCTATCCAAGCATCAACGGTTCTTCAACGCATAGAAGACTTGTACCGACCATTTAAACAAAAGCGCCGTACAAAAGCAACGATTGCCAAAGAACGGGGTTTGGAACCGTTAGCTGAAGAACTGTTAAAGCTTAAAAAGCGTACGTTGGAAGAAATGGCGTCGCCTTATATAAACGAAGAACAAGGTGTTACTGGAATAGAAGATGCATTGGCTGGCGCACGAGATATTTTAGCGGAGCGATTTGCCGATGATGCTGCAATTCGTGAAAAGCTGCGTACCTTATCTTGGCGTGAAGGGAAGCTTGTAACAACGGTAAAAAATGCGGAAAAAGATGAAAAACAAGTATTTGAAATGTATTATTCATATGAAGAACCCGTTCATCGAATTGCACCCCACAGAATACTGGCGGTAAACCGCGGTGAAAAAGAAGAAGTGATACGTGCAGCAATTGAAGTTCCAATCGATAAAGCGACAACATTAATGGAAAATTATTTTATTCCAAGAAATTTTGTTGGCCCTTCTGTAAATGAAGTGAAAATGGCAGTTGCGGATAGCTATAAACGGTTAATTAAACCGTCTATTGAAAATGAGCTTCGAGCAGAACTCTCATCAAAAGCAGAAACACAAGCGATTCATATTTTCTCGGAAAATCTACGGAACTTATTATTACAGCCGCCAATGCGCGGTAAAATGGTTCTTGGTGTTGACCCTGCATATAGAACAGGATGCAAATTAGCGGTAGTCGATGAAATGGGCAAGATGATTGAAGTTGGCGTTATATATCCCCACACTACGTCGGATCCGTCAAAAGCAAAAGCAACTGTGAAGGCATTATTAAAGAAATATCCGATTAGTATTATTGCGATTGGAAACGGGACAGCCTCCCGTGAAACAGAGCAGTTTATTGCGGAACTGCTGAAAGAAGTAGACGGAAACATTGCATATGTAATTGTCAACGAGGCAGGGGCCTCCGTATATTCTGCTTCAGAAGTTGCGCGAGCGGAGTTTCCGGATTTACAGGTAGAACAACGAAGTGCTGTATCAATTGCCCGTCGTATACAAGACCCGTTATCCGAGCTAGTGAAAATTGATCCGAAAGCAGTCGGAGTAGGGCAATATCAGCATGATGTTTCACAAAAACAACTCGCGGAATCACTAACGTTTATTGTAGAAACAGCGGTAAACCAAGTTGGGGTAGATGTAAATACAGCTTCGGCCTCCCTTTTACAATATGTATCTGGACTTTCAAAAACGGTTGCGGAAAATATTGTGTCGATGCGTAGTGAAAACGGCCAATTTACATCACGGGCACAACTGAAAAAAATCCCGCGATTAGGTGCTAAAACTTACGAGCAGGCTGTCGGTTTCTTGCGTATTGCAGATGCCAAAAATCGGTTAGATGCTACAGGAATCCATCCGGAAAGCTATAAATTAGCCGAAGCAGTATTGGAGGCAGCAGGGTTAACGAAAAAGGATGTCGGAACGGCAAAAGCCGAAGAAGCGATTAGCAAGTTAAATTTAGCAACACTAGGTGAGTCATTAGAAGTAGGGGAAGTTACGTTGAAAGACATTGTCGATACATTAATGAAACCTACCCGTGACCCTCGTGCTGCTTTCCCACAACCGTTATTGAAAACAGATGTACTTCAAATGGATGACTTGCAAGTTGGAATGGAACTGCAAGGGACAGTTCGAAATGTCGTTGATTTTGGGGCATTTGTCGATATCGGAGTAAAGCAGGATGGACTTGTCCATATTTCCAAATTGCAAAAAGGTCGAGTTAAACATCCATTAGATGTTGTTTCCTTAGGGGATATCGTGACGGTTTGGGTAGAAAAAGTAGAAGCGAATAAAGGTCGTATTTCTTTAACGATGTTAACTCCTGAAAATCAACTTAGCGTGTAA
- a CDS encoding SprT family protein, which translates to MTDEQAQKLVEQLSNDFFNRPFIHKAYFNSRLKTTGGRYMLNSHNIELNKKLYDHFGIEELKGIILHELCHYHLHILGMGYRHGDADFRNLLKKVGAPRFCSTMEQPKEKPKQKTIHIYSCTNCGQIYKRKRKMDVKKYCCSMCKGKIKFLHSEKYF; encoded by the coding sequence ATGACGGACGAACAGGCACAAAAATTAGTTGAACAGTTATCAAACGACTTTTTTAATCGACCGTTTATTCATAAGGCTTATTTTAATAGTCGCTTGAAAACGACGGGCGGTCGGTATATGTTAAATAGCCACAATATCGAACTTAATAAAAAACTATATGATCATTTCGGTATAGAGGAGTTAAAGGGTATTATTTTACATGAACTTTGCCATTATCATCTACATATTTTAGGGATGGGTTATAGGCATGGTGATGCGGATTTTCGGAATCTATTGAAAAAAGTAGGCGCGCCACGTTTTTGTTCTACAATGGAACAGCCAAAAGAAAAGCCGAAGCAAAAGACAATACATATATATAGCTGTACGAATTGCGGACAAATATATAAAAGAAAAAGAAAAATGGATGTAAAAAAATATTGCTGCAGCATGTGCAAAGGGAAAATTAAATTTCTCCACAGTGAAAAATATTTTTA